The Brachyspira hyodysenteriae ATCC 27164 sequence TTTAAATATTTGCTCATCATCCATATCTAATTGCATGACACTTTTTCTCATATCATAATCAAACCAATTTTTAGTTTTAATAAGATTATTTTCGTCACAATATTTGAATAATCTAGTTCCTGGATATGGTATAAATAGAGAGATATTCATAGAATTAATATATCCGTTAAGCATTAAATCTTTTACAATATTGAATGTATTTATTATATCTTCTTCTGTTTCCCAAGGATATCCTATTTTTACCATTATATCTATGAATAATCCAGCTTTTTTAGCCAATTTTATAGATTCTATGACATTTTCTATTGTATTGTTAGTAATTCCTAATTTTTCTATTGTTTTAGTATTTCCTGAAGGTAAATTGAAAATAACTGTTTTAAATCCGGATTTTTTCATCATATTATAATCTTGATATTCCAATATTCCAAGATAAATATAACAATCTATATAAACTTTTTTATTAAGTTTTCTCTCTTTCATAGTTTCACAGAATAATGCAAGCCATTCTCCCGTAGGAAAATAAACACTTGTATCTATTATTTCTTTTATACCATATCTTTTATTAAGGTATTCTATTTCATCTATGACATTAATGGGATTTCTAACTCTTATATTATCAAAAAGAACATTAGAAGAATTACTGTTATAATTATTGTATGAAGATCCCCTTGCTGACATTATAAATGTACCAGGTGTTTTTTTGAAATATTCATTTGTTTTGGAATATAGCTTCCAATTAGTGAGATTTCTATCTATAAACGGAAGTCTGTCTAAAGATTCTTCAAGTTCAAATTTTCCTGTATTTTTTATATTTCCATTTGATGTTCTGTAGTATATTCCTTTACTTAATTTATCTCCGTTATTTATGTGATTAACCAAATTTAAAAGCAGAAAGTCATAATCTCCGCCTGTTAATATAAAATCAGTTTTTGATTTTTGCATACTCTCTTCAGGCAAGGCAGTAACATGATCTCCTGCTAAAACTATATATATATTTTCATTTTTTTCTTTTATTGATTCTATAGTATCCCAAATATAATTAATTATAGGAGTTTTTACTTCAAAGAATATTAAATCAGGAGCTATATTATCTATGTCATTAAACCAATCTATAGTTGTAATATTAGATGCTATAGTGTCCAAAAATATAACATTAATACCGTTGTTTTTTAATAAAGTAGCAGCATAAGCAGGCAGTATAGGGTATGAATAAGATGGATTTTTTAACCATTGAAATTGTCTATTTAAAGATATTAATGGATATCCATTATTATATTCAAACGGAGGATATGTTATACAAACTTTTTTTATTTCTTTTTTTTTCATCTTTTCATTATTAAAATATATTATTTAGTTTTTTTAGCTGCTTTTTTCTTTGTAGCTGAAGATTTTTTCTTAATTATTTTATTTTCATATACATATTTTTCTAATTCATACTGATCATCAAATATTACATCATACCATTCTTCATATCTTTCACATTTAGGAGGACTATGTTTTGAACAGATTTCATTTCTATTTTCATAATTTTTACAAAGATAAGTTTTTTTATCCAAATATCTGCATTCGCTTCTTATCATATGATACCAAGTATTTTCATATATAAATATAAATGAATGTCTGAAATGCAAATACCATTTTAATGTATTTAGTTCGCTTTCATTTTTAGGCGGAGCTATCTCCATAACCAAGTCATGACAGCATAATGAATTACAGTCAGCACATAATTTTTCACTTACTTTTTCTTTTCTATTTTTTAATAAACTATCTGAAGGTATAACTTTCAAAATAAAACCGCCTTTTTAGAATATATTTAATTATAATAATAATTAAATTAAATTCAATATTTTAATTATTAAAATAATTTTCCATAAATGTCATAAGTTTTTTCTGAGGCTCCACATAATTTTTTATTTCATCTTCTGTGAGGCATTTAAGCATTTCCATATCTAATTTTTCTAATTCTTTTAATATAGGCTCTGCAAATGTAATACCTTTTTTTGTTAAACTTATTAATCTGTTTCTTTTATCTTTTGGATTAATCTTTTTTTTGATATAACCTTTCTTTTCAAAATTTTCTAATATAGAACATACTGTTTGTTTAGGAACAGATAATTTTTCAGTTATTGTATTTTGAACGCATTCTTTACTATTGTATATTATAAATAAACTGAATAAAGCCAAATCTGTAATGCCGTACTGTTTAGCCCACAAATAATAAAATCTATTAGAAGTATACCAAAAATCATATATGACTTCCATATATTTTTTTATATCTTCATTTTTCATAATTTTATCCCATTCTTTAATATTTCTATTAATATTAAACATAAATTAAAAATAAAACAAGATAGATTTTTATAAAAAAAGAGTTTGAAATTTACATCTCAAACTCTTTCATTATTAATAAAAATTGTTCGCTGATAGTGTCTGCCAAGTAAACTTAGCAGACGCTCACAATTTTTATTTTATTATTAATAAAAATTGTTCGCTGATGGTGTCTGCCAGACGCTATCAATTTTTATTTTTTTATTATCAATAAAAATTGTTTACTGATAGTGTCTGCCAATTTTATATTGATTTTATTTCTATTGTTGCTTCTTTTACTCTTTTATTTTTTACTGTAACTTTTATACTTCCTTTGGATTTATTTGATTTAACCCAGAAAGAATAATAACCGCCTTCAAGTACAGGATTATCATTTCCTATCAATTCTCCAGCTCCCTTTACCTCTATAGTTATAGCCTCATTAATATATGGCAGTCTGTTTCCTATAGCATCTACCGCTTTTACTGTTATTCTTGTTGAATCCCAAGCAGAACCGCCGCTTACAGCATTGATTTCATCATCATCTGCTTTAACTTCCAAACCTTTGAAAGTAGGGTTGTTCAAATAATTTTTTTCTATAGCAGGCTTACCATCTATATATCCTATTAATTTCATATCACCCCAGCCCATATCGCTTACTCCTGGAATATTTACTTCCATTTTTATTATAACAGGAGCATGCTTTAATCCCTGATATTTACCTGTTGCTGGGTATTCTTTTGCCATTAATTCATCTCTATAATAAAGTTCTACATAATCACAATTTGTAGCAACCATTAAAGGAGATATTCCTCCTATAGCTCTTTCTCCTCTGGCATATATAGTTATAGGCTCTAATATTATTTCATTTCTTGTGCTCATTTGAGATGAATATGCAGAAGCTGCTAATTTAGGATTTCTAAACATATCATAGACACCATGATAGCATATTCTGTCACCTGAACCAAAATTATAATGAGTATGATAATCGAAAGCACACCAGCCTGTAGAACCGGAAATATGTTTATCTATAGCAACAGCATTAATTATTTCAAAATGTCTTTTTGTATGTTCCATTAATCTTTCTTCACAGTCCTGCATTTTTGTAGGGAACATATGTCCATTGTATTCTGTTATCATATATGGAACATTTTTATCTAATTTAGTTACGAATTTCTGTGCTCTTAAAGGATCAGCAACACCATCATAATTAAAATCATTCATAGTATATACATCTTCTAAAAGCTCACTTCCCACTAAATATCTTACTCCGCCTGTTTGTCTTGTTTTATCAAGTTCATGGGCTTTTTTATTAGTTTCTTTATAGAAGCTATGATTATCCTGACTTTCATTGATTCTTACACCCCATATTATAATGGAAGCATGATGAAAATCTCTTTCTATCATATCTTTTACATTTTCTATAGAAACACTCTGCCATTTTTTATCGCCTATATGCTGCCATCCTGGAATTTCTTCAAATACCATTAATCCTATTTCATCGCATCTGTCTAAAAAATGTCTTGAAGCAGGGTAGTGTGAAGAACGAACTATATTAAGCCCTAAATCAAATTTTAATATATCAGCATCTTTCTTTTGTATTCTTTCAGGCATAGCATAGCCTACATAAGGGAAGCTTTGATGTCTGTTTAATCCTCTTAATTTTACTCTTTTGTCATTTAAGAAAAATCCGTTTTCTGTGAATTTAGCATCTCTAAATCCTATTTTTATAGAAACACTATCTTCATTAGGTAAAGATACCTCTAGTCTATAAAGTCTTGGATTATCTATATCCCATAATTCTATTCTATCAGAATCTATATGTTCATCTATTTTTATATCAGTAAATAATTCGCCTTTTTTTAATGTTATTTCTTTTTTTATTTCGCATATATGATATTCTCTATTGTACAAGTTAATAGCAATTGTTTCTTTAACACTTTCTTTTTTAGTATTTCTTATTCTTATTTTTCCTGTTATATTTTGATTAGCAAGTCCTGTAAGCATAACATTTTCTATTGATACATCATTAACTATTATAATTTGAACTTCTCTGTATATTCCGCCATAGCATAAATAATCTATTTCATTTCCGAAAGGCGGTATATCTTCTCTTTCAGTGCTATCTAGTTTTACAGCTAT is a genomic window containing:
- a CDS encoding B12-binding domain-containing radical SAM protein; the protein is MKKKEIKKVCITYPPFEYNNGYPLISLNRQFQWLKNPSYSYPILPAYAATLLKNNGINVIFLDTIASNITTIDWFNDIDNIAPDLIFFEVKTPIINYIWDTIESIKEKNENIYIVLAGDHVTALPEESMQKSKTDFILTGGDYDFLLLNLVNHINNGDKLSKGIYYRTSNGNIKNTGKFELEESLDRLPFIDRNLTNWKLYSKTNEYFKKTPGTFIMSARGSSYNNYNSNSSNVLFDNIRVRNPINVIDEIEYLNKRYGIKEIIDTSVYFPTGEWLALFCETMKERKLNKKVYIDCYIYLGILEYQDYNMMKKSGFKTVIFNLPSGNTKTIEKLGITNNTIENVIESIKLAKKAGLFIDIMVKIGYPWETEEDIINTFNIVKDLMLNGYINSMNISLFIPYPGTRLFKYCDENNLIKTKNWFDYDMRKSVMQLDMDDEQIFKYIEYFYNLSFTPRYVLQKIKSIRDIYDIKYNIKSFKNILSFYLND
- a CDS encoding glycoside hydrolase family 2 protein, with the translated sequence MREIINFNTNWKFTKEWNDNIKIEKLNGENITLPHTVAEIPLHYFSESDTWLVSGYQNTFKYDKSKLQGKRVLINFEAAMAACEVFVNEKSFGEHKGGYLPFVYDITDELKDGENIIAVKLDSTEREDIPPFGNEIDYLCYGGIYREVQIIIVNDVSIENVMLTGLANQNITGKIRIRNTKKESVKETIAINLYNREYHICEIKKEITLKKGELFTDIKIDEHIDSDRIELWDIDNPRLYRLEVSLPNEDSVSIKIGFRDAKFTENGFFLNDKRVKLRGLNRHQSFPYVGYAMPERIQKKDADILKFDLGLNIVRSSHYPASRHFLDRCDEIGLMVFEEIPGWQHIGDKKWQSVSIENVKDMIERDFHHASIIIWGVRINESQDNHSFYKETNKKAHELDKTRQTGGVRYLVGSELLEDVYTMNDFNYDGVADPLRAQKFVTKLDKNVPYMITEYNGHMFPTKMQDCEERLMEHTKRHFEIINAVAIDKHISGSTGWCAFDYHTHYNFGSGDRICYHGVYDMFRNPKLAASAYSSQMSTRNEIILEPITIYARGERAIGGISPLMVATNCDYVELYYRDELMAKEYPATGKYQGLKHAPVIIKMEVNIPGVSDMGWGDMKLIGYIDGKPAIEKNYLNNPTFKGLEVKADDDEINAVSGGSAWDSTRITVKAVDAIGNRLPYINEAITIEVKGAGELIGNDNPVLEGGYYSFWVKSNKSKGSIKVTVKNKRVKEATIEIKSI
- a CDS encoding MarR family winged helix-turn-helix transcriptional regulator; this encodes MKNEDIKKYMEVIYDFWYTSNRFYYLWAKQYGITDLALFSLFIIYNSKECVQNTITEKLSVPKQTVCSILENFEKKGYIKKKINPKDKRNRLISLTKKGITFAEPILKELEKLDMEMLKCLTEDEIKNYVEPQKKLMTFMENYFNN
- a CDS encoding YkgJ family cysteine cluster protein, whose translation is MKVIPSDSLLKNRKEKVSEKLCADCNSLCCHDLVMEIAPPKNESELNTLKWYLHFRHSFIFIYENTWYHMIRSECRYLDKKTYLCKNYENRNEICSKHSPPKCERYEEWYDVIFDDQYELEKYVYENKIIKKKSSATKKKAAKKTK